In Glandiceps talaboti chromosome 4, keGlaTala1.1, whole genome shotgun sequence, a single window of DNA contains:
- the LOC144433867 gene encoding uncharacterized protein LOC144433867 isoform X1, which translates to MQRLKDSFILILYLTVQLYQVAGTCTEWTFAGSDEVNITESMKVGSEVYRLPEYIHHITNFEISETTNKDQRFGTVSNSSSGVVYLAGYLDFDIDSKYDLLLTWRNVTEPSSEECFKFDLTVIVEDDTRWPQYFNETCCLCPYGKEQLPNYPFPFQIYVGKDDTPIQNTVSLYKEDQLYWDTYFSNECMVPFYLDTTGLLLPPLTDTITINCLDNNGQNSYTIAQVFIYKTLDELPERLQEITWFQRKRPLTKPLLEVRPNKLELFESFDDVQHRCSLILPHFPFPLGFNFKAEVTGCPDGKYGLFCDKDCICKNGATCHTVNGACNCQDGWMGPACDIREKKVIMKPHYFVQMYGDYVTIRCTFYNFMAINSTWLINGSPASQYKDRDKLDFAWSNTYTQMVITLATDDLDGQIECLAVDIDETVYRDSATFLIKGCQHDYYGDTCNYTCGCKNEASCDRYKGCVCTAGWTGKHCDQECPADRYGPDCMFECGCQNDAKCNRQDGTCECESDRTCGDLCQVKCDCRPDQTYQCNATLDTCICTDDRPGSDSRMYYLLSIIGAVALIITLVGVVVSVYHRRNKYYRLYEREFEEMLKGLSPKIDSWMIKRSQIDVQGITLGMGEFGKVELADWMTGSQTTRVAVKTIISDIGSPLCYRNFCHEIDRLIDLQGHANIIMLHGVITKGDPKYIVVEYASRGDLLSFVHEIRGRPLQITDEYRLVKIARDVTCAMQYMELHKFVHRDLASRNILITEDFHGKIGDFGLSRDVYEDGRYCKVPWAEDQGPLPLKWMPPEFLNEGIFETKSDVWSFGVVLWEIISLGEVPFMNISAMVFMKLLKDGVRLPRPANSTDASFSLMEKCWHTDIESRPSPSVLKEELDTILQHDKKFFKTVNPDPLELTELSVVV; encoded by the exons ttGCAGGTACTTGTACGGAGTGGACATTTGCAGGTAGTGATGAAGTCAATATAACTGAG AGTATGAAAGTTGGTTCTGAAGTTTACAGACTCCCCGAGTATATACATCATATAACGAATTTTGAAATATCAGAAACTACAAACAAA GATCAACGGTTTGGCACAGTGTCTAACAGTAGTAGTGGCGTGGTATACTTGGCTGGTTATCTGGATTTTGACATTGACAGTAAATATGACCTCCTGCTGACGTGGCGAAAT GTAACGGAACCATCTTCTGAAGAATGCTTCAAGTTTGACCTAACTGTTATTGTTGAAGACGATACACGTTGGCcacaatatttcaatgaaacttgCTGTTTGTGTCCATATGGTAAAGAACAGCTACCAAATTAT ccatttccatttcaaatatACGTTGGGAAAGATGATACTCCTATTCAAAATACAGTATCTCTGTATAAGGAAGATCAACTGTACTGGGACACATACTTCAGCAATgaat GTATGGTACCATTTTACCTTGACACAACAGGTTTGCTGCTGCCACCTTTGACAGATACCATTACGATTAACTGTTTGGATAACAACGGACAAAACAGTTATACTATTGCACAAGTATTCATTTACAAG ACGCTTGACGAGCTGCCAGAGAGATTACAGGAGATAACATGGTTCCAAAGAAAACGTCCACTTACAAAGCCTCTTTTGGAAGTTAGACCAAACAAATTGGAATTGTTCGAGAGTTTTGACGATGTACAACACAGATGTAGTTTAATATTGCCACACTTTCCTTTTCCACTAGGGTTTAACTTCAAAGCTGAAGTGACGG GATGTCCCGATGGCAAGTATGGTTTGTTTTGTGACAAGGACTGCATATGTAAGAATGGTGCAACCTGTCACACAGTTAACGGCGCATGTAACTGCCAAGACGGATGGATGGGACCTGCATGTGACATAC GCGAGAAGAAAGTCATCATGAAACCACACTACTTTGTGCAAATGTACGGTGATTATGTAACTATTCGTTGTACATTTTACAACTTCATGGCAATAAATTCTACTTGGCTTATCAATGGTTCGCCAGCTTCCCAGTACAAGGATCGAGATAAACTTGATTTCGCTTGGAG TAACACTTATACACAAATGGTGATAACCTTAGCGACTGATGACTTAGACGGACAGATTGAATGTCTTGCAGTTGACATTGATGAGACAGTTTACAGGGATTCTGCCACTTttctcattaaag GGTGTCAACATGATTATTACGGAGATACTTGTAATTATACATGTGGCTGCAAGAACGAAGCATCATGTGATAGATATAAAGGCTGCGTATGCACTGCAGGGTGGACCGGAAAGCATTGCGATCAAG AGTGTCCGGCAGACAGATACGGCCCAGATTGCATGTTTGAGTGTGGATGTCAAAATGATGCCAAATGTAACAGGCAAGATGGAACCTGCGAGTGTGAGAGTGATAGAACCTGTGGTGATCTCTGCCAAGTCAAATGTGATTGCCGTCCTGACCAAACATATCAATGTAATGCGACGTTAGACACCTGCATATGTACTGACGACA GACCTGGCTCAGATTCCAGGATGTATTATTTGCTGAGTATTATTGGTGCTGTCGCTTTGATAATAACATTGGTTGGTGTTGTCGTATCTGTGTATCATCGCAGAAACAAATATTACCGACTTTATGAAAGAGAATTTGAGGAAATGCTTAAG GGATTGAGTCCCAAGATTGATTCCTGGATGATAAAACGATCACAGATAGACGTTCAAGGAATCACTCTTGGCATGGGAGAATTTGGAAAGGTAGAACTAGCAGATTGGATGACAGGGTCCCAGACAACCAGAGTAGCTGTCAAAACCATCATATCGG ATATAGGATCACCCTTGTGTTATCGAAACTTCTGTCATGAAATAGATCGTCTTATTGATCTACAAGGGCATGCCAATATAATCATGCTTCATGGAGTGATCACAAAAGGAG ATCCGAAATACATTGTTGTGGAGTATGCATCCCGTGGTGATTTGTTAAGTTTTGTTCATGAAATTCGAGGGAGACCGTTACAAATTACTGATGAGTATCGGTTGGTGAAGATAGCAAGGGATGTGACATGTGCCATGCAGTACATGGAGTTACACAAG TTTGTTCACCGGGACCTAGCCAGTCGTAATATCCTTATCACCGAAGACTTTCATGGCAAAATCGGTGATTTCGGACTAAGTCGTGATGTCTATGAAGATGGACGCTACTGCAAAGTACCATGG gcCGAAGACCAAGGACCCTTGCCTTTGAAGTGGATGCCACCTGAATTCCTCAATGAAGGAATCTTTGAAACTAAGAGTGACGT ATGGTCTTTCGGTGTTGTGCTATGGGAGATAATTTCACTTG GTGAAGTGCCTTTCATGAACATATCTGCCATGGTATTCATGAAACTTTTGAAGGATGGTGTAAGGTTGCCAAGACCAGCTAACAGCACCGATGCCTC GTTCAGTCTGATGGAGAAATGCTGGCACACAGATATCGAGTCACGACCATCCCCGAGTGTTCTGAAAGAAGAGCTTGATACCATTCTACAACACGATAAG AAATTCTTCAAAACGGTGAATCCAGATCCCTTAGAATTGACGGAGTTATCCGTAGTCGTATAG
- the LOC144433867 gene encoding uncharacterized protein LOC144433867 isoform X2, with protein sequence MQRLKDSFILILYLTVQLYQVAGTCTEWTFAGSDEVNITESMKVGSEVYRLPEYIHHITNFEISETTNKDQRFGTVSNSSSGVVYLAGYLDFDIDSKYDLLLTWRNVTEPSSEECFKFDLTVIVEDDTRWPQYFNETCCLCPYGKEQLPNYPFPFQIYVGKDDTPIQNTVSLYKEDQLYWDTYFSNECMVPFYLDTTGLLLPPLTDTITINCLDNNGQNSYTIAQVFIYKTLDELPERLQEITWFQRKRPLTKPLLEVRPNKLELFESFDDVQHRCSLILPHFPFPLGFNFKAEVTGCPDGKYGLFCDKDCICKNGATCHTVNGACNCQDGWMGPACDIREKKVIMKPHYFVQMYGDYVTIRCTFYNFMAINSTWLINGSPASQYKDRDKLDFAWSNTYTQMVITLATDDLDGQIECLAVDIDETVYRDSATFLIKGCQHDYYGDTCNYTCGCKNEASCDRYKGCVCTAGWTGKHCDQECPADRYGPDCMFECGCQNDAKCNRQDGTCECESDRTCGDLCQVKCDCRPDQTYQCNATLDTCICTDDRPGSDSRMYYLLSIIGAVALIITLVGVVVSVYHRRNKYYRLYEREFEEMLKGLSPKIDSWMIKRSQIDVQGITLGMGEFGKVELADWMTGSQTTRVAVKTIISDIGSPLCYRNFCHEIDRLIDLQGHANIIMLHGVITKGDPKYIVVEYASRGDLLSFVHEIRGRPLQITDEYRLVKIARDVTCAMQYMELHKFVHRDLASRNILITEDFHGKIGDFGLSRDVYEDGRYCKVPWAEDQGPLPLKWMPPEFLNEGIFETKSDVFSLMEKCWHTDIESRPSPSVLKEELDTILQHDKKFFKTVNPDPLELTELSVVV encoded by the exons ttGCAGGTACTTGTACGGAGTGGACATTTGCAGGTAGTGATGAAGTCAATATAACTGAG AGTATGAAAGTTGGTTCTGAAGTTTACAGACTCCCCGAGTATATACATCATATAACGAATTTTGAAATATCAGAAACTACAAACAAA GATCAACGGTTTGGCACAGTGTCTAACAGTAGTAGTGGCGTGGTATACTTGGCTGGTTATCTGGATTTTGACATTGACAGTAAATATGACCTCCTGCTGACGTGGCGAAAT GTAACGGAACCATCTTCTGAAGAATGCTTCAAGTTTGACCTAACTGTTATTGTTGAAGACGATACACGTTGGCcacaatatttcaatgaaacttgCTGTTTGTGTCCATATGGTAAAGAACAGCTACCAAATTAT ccatttccatttcaaatatACGTTGGGAAAGATGATACTCCTATTCAAAATACAGTATCTCTGTATAAGGAAGATCAACTGTACTGGGACACATACTTCAGCAATgaat GTATGGTACCATTTTACCTTGACACAACAGGTTTGCTGCTGCCACCTTTGACAGATACCATTACGATTAACTGTTTGGATAACAACGGACAAAACAGTTATACTATTGCACAAGTATTCATTTACAAG ACGCTTGACGAGCTGCCAGAGAGATTACAGGAGATAACATGGTTCCAAAGAAAACGTCCACTTACAAAGCCTCTTTTGGAAGTTAGACCAAACAAATTGGAATTGTTCGAGAGTTTTGACGATGTACAACACAGATGTAGTTTAATATTGCCACACTTTCCTTTTCCACTAGGGTTTAACTTCAAAGCTGAAGTGACGG GATGTCCCGATGGCAAGTATGGTTTGTTTTGTGACAAGGACTGCATATGTAAGAATGGTGCAACCTGTCACACAGTTAACGGCGCATGTAACTGCCAAGACGGATGGATGGGACCTGCATGTGACATAC GCGAGAAGAAAGTCATCATGAAACCACACTACTTTGTGCAAATGTACGGTGATTATGTAACTATTCGTTGTACATTTTACAACTTCATGGCAATAAATTCTACTTGGCTTATCAATGGTTCGCCAGCTTCCCAGTACAAGGATCGAGATAAACTTGATTTCGCTTGGAG TAACACTTATACACAAATGGTGATAACCTTAGCGACTGATGACTTAGACGGACAGATTGAATGTCTTGCAGTTGACATTGATGAGACAGTTTACAGGGATTCTGCCACTTttctcattaaag GGTGTCAACATGATTATTACGGAGATACTTGTAATTATACATGTGGCTGCAAGAACGAAGCATCATGTGATAGATATAAAGGCTGCGTATGCACTGCAGGGTGGACCGGAAAGCATTGCGATCAAG AGTGTCCGGCAGACAGATACGGCCCAGATTGCATGTTTGAGTGTGGATGTCAAAATGATGCCAAATGTAACAGGCAAGATGGAACCTGCGAGTGTGAGAGTGATAGAACCTGTGGTGATCTCTGCCAAGTCAAATGTGATTGCCGTCCTGACCAAACATATCAATGTAATGCGACGTTAGACACCTGCATATGTACTGACGACA GACCTGGCTCAGATTCCAGGATGTATTATTTGCTGAGTATTATTGGTGCTGTCGCTTTGATAATAACATTGGTTGGTGTTGTCGTATCTGTGTATCATCGCAGAAACAAATATTACCGACTTTATGAAAGAGAATTTGAGGAAATGCTTAAG GGATTGAGTCCCAAGATTGATTCCTGGATGATAAAACGATCACAGATAGACGTTCAAGGAATCACTCTTGGCATGGGAGAATTTGGAAAGGTAGAACTAGCAGATTGGATGACAGGGTCCCAGACAACCAGAGTAGCTGTCAAAACCATCATATCGG ATATAGGATCACCCTTGTGTTATCGAAACTTCTGTCATGAAATAGATCGTCTTATTGATCTACAAGGGCATGCCAATATAATCATGCTTCATGGAGTGATCACAAAAGGAG ATCCGAAATACATTGTTGTGGAGTATGCATCCCGTGGTGATTTGTTAAGTTTTGTTCATGAAATTCGAGGGAGACCGTTACAAATTACTGATGAGTATCGGTTGGTGAAGATAGCAAGGGATGTGACATGTGCCATGCAGTACATGGAGTTACACAAG TTTGTTCACCGGGACCTAGCCAGTCGTAATATCCTTATCACCGAAGACTTTCATGGCAAAATCGGTGATTTCGGACTAAGTCGTGATGTCTATGAAGATGGACGCTACTGCAAAGTACCATGG gcCGAAGACCAAGGACCCTTGCCTTTGAAGTGGATGCCACCTGAATTCCTCAATGAAGGAATCTTTGAAACTAAGAGTGACGT GTTCAGTCTGATGGAGAAATGCTGGCACACAGATATCGAGTCACGACCATCCCCGAGTGTTCTGAAAGAAGAGCTTGATACCATTCTACAACACGATAAG AAATTCTTCAAAACGGTGAATCCAGATCCCTTAGAATTGACGGAGTTATCCGTAGTCGTATAG